Proteins encoded by one window of Nocardia goodfellowii:
- a CDS encoding ATP-binding cassette domain-containing protein: MTRYLRLWGEVLGISWRHARALTSTVFATEIGLVAANVGIALTMRTAVNNLVAHQTASAVIAAVVAASACTLVFVLNRMHGLVGLFLVVETVSVVIEDRLMHDIAKLETLEHLESSEYLDRITVLRGAPRRIVGGMWAAVRTCFTILQLVLTLLLLGTVSPWLLVLLLLAVAPLWCDRKGRELESRAETDTAEAFRLQQHLFDIATDAGAGKEIRTSRAGYVVAQLQAAAMREVTAGRYAARVRAAGLRALGWIVFVVGFTVSLGVVAHLAKSDAATAGDVVLVVTLTVALQQTVQAAVGQLTMTMNASVFLEPYLWLRSYLAAERKAHSSDQPPPKRLRSGIRFEGVSFTYCGSETPVLQDINVLLPAGSVIALVGEFGSGKSTFVKLLSKFYKPGSGIITVDGVDLQDIRTEDWRRRTSAAYQDFGRYAQMTLAEAIGLGDIDRLTDEVALASAISAADAEGLVQRLSAGIDTRLSPIFGGVDLSEGQWQKVALARSSMRSGPLLFMLDEPTASLDAPSEHAIFQQYMQRARRLAVLNGAITLVVSHRLSTVADADLLLVLDRGRIVEYGTHQQLLAHNGRYSKLHRQQANAYNLRPGHALHTSADEVPL, translated from the coding sequence GTGACCCGCTACCTTCGCCTATGGGGCGAGGTGCTCGGCATCTCGTGGCGTCATGCGCGTGCGCTGACGTCTACGGTGTTCGCCACGGAGATCGGTCTGGTTGCTGCCAACGTTGGTATCGCCCTGACGATGCGCACGGCTGTGAACAACCTAGTTGCCCATCAAACGGCATCTGCTGTCATCGCAGCCGTCGTCGCCGCTTCAGCATGCACCCTGGTGTTCGTGCTGAACCGAATGCATGGTCTTGTCGGGCTGTTCCTTGTTGTAGAGACGGTCAGCGTGGTCATTGAAGACCGACTGATGCACGATATCGCCAAATTGGAGACACTCGAGCATCTGGAAAGCAGCGAGTATCTCGATCGCATCACTGTATTGAGGGGGGCTCCGCGCCGGATCGTCGGCGGAATGTGGGCCGCCGTGCGCACATGCTTCACCATTCTCCAGCTCGTGTTGACATTGCTGCTGCTGGGAACGGTCAGTCCCTGGCTCCTGGTATTACTCCTGCTCGCGGTGGCTCCGCTGTGGTGCGACCGTAAGGGACGCGAGCTTGAGAGCCGCGCCGAGACAGACACTGCTGAAGCGTTCCGGCTCCAGCAGCACCTGTTCGACATTGCCACAGATGCCGGCGCAGGCAAGGAGATCCGGACGTCTCGAGCGGGCTACGTCGTGGCGCAGTTGCAGGCCGCAGCGATGAGAGAGGTCACCGCGGGCCGATACGCTGCTCGCGTACGAGCCGCTGGGTTACGTGCACTGGGATGGATTGTTTTCGTCGTTGGATTCACCGTATCGCTCGGTGTGGTGGCGCATTTGGCAAAATCCGACGCCGCCACCGCGGGTGATGTCGTTCTCGTGGTGACACTCACGGTCGCCCTGCAACAGACGGTGCAGGCAGCTGTGGGGCAGCTCACCATGACGATGAACGCCAGTGTGTTCCTAGAGCCTTATCTGTGGCTCAGGTCGTACCTAGCAGCCGAGCGGAAGGCACACTCCAGCGATCAGCCACCCCCGAAGCGGCTACGATCCGGAATCCGGTTCGAGGGTGTCAGCTTCACATATTGCGGCAGCGAGACACCTGTTCTCCAAGATATCAACGTCCTACTACCCGCCGGCAGTGTGATTGCGCTCGTCGGCGAGTTCGGCTCCGGCAAGTCAACTTTCGTCAAGCTGCTCAGCAAATTCTACAAACCCGGCTCAGGCATTATCACAGTTGACGGCGTCGACTTACAGGATATCAGGACCGAGGACTGGCGCCGGCGAACTAGTGCCGCCTACCAGGACTTCGGGCGCTATGCCCAGATGACCCTTGCCGAAGCAATCGGATTGGGTGACATCGACAGGCTTACGGATGAAGTGGCGTTGGCTAGCGCAATAAGTGCAGCCGACGCCGAAGGACTGGTCCAGAGGCTGTCAGCGGGAATCGACACCCGCCTGTCGCCAATTTTCGGCGGAGTCGATTTATCCGAGGGGCAGTGGCAAAAGGTTGCACTCGCGCGCTCTAGTATGCGGTCGGGCCCGCTACTGTTCATGCTTGACGAGCCCACTGCGTCGCTCGATGCCCCCAGCGAGCATGCCATCTTCCAGCAATATATGCAGCGGGCGCGCCGGTTGGCGGTGCTCAACGGTGCGATCACACTCGTGGTGTCCCATCGTCTTTCAACAGTCGCAGACGCCGACCTGTTGCTGGTGTTGGATCGCGGAAGGATTGTTGAGTACGGCACCCATCAGCAACTGCTGGCGCATAACGGACGTTATAGCAAGTTGCATCGCCAACAAGCTAACGCGTATAACCTGCGCCCCGGCCACGCCTTACACACCAGCGCCGATGAGGTGCCGCTGTGA
- a CDS encoding SDR family NAD(P)-dependent oxidoreductase — protein sequence MISQSQPTALVSGVSRGLGRHISYALKDAGYRVLGVGMAPNPQNDAIDDYQIVDLRKPIAANLFLNQQIDVLINNAGVYLDDPRRGYGDLFSLCVQDLRNTFEVNLFGTFQFVLRYAPQMIARTSGRIVCVSSGMGRLQDADGSSFAYRSSKLAVNSMAVTVARHFESSAGDLSSFSYCPGWIRTEMGTESAPQNPESAAADLVQLLELPAACSNGKFFRRLDELGWDTPEPIEGDERLQRATQLVDADLVSATDDVTRKEVQL from the coding sequence GTGATCTCGCAGAGCCAGCCGACCGCATTGGTTAGCGGCGTTTCGCGCGGACTCGGGCGCCACATTTCCTACGCGCTCAAGGATGCAGGTTACCGCGTGTTGGGTGTGGGAATGGCTCCCAACCCGCAGAACGACGCGATTGACGACTACCAGATCGTCGATTTGCGCAAGCCGATTGCGGCCAACCTCTTTCTCAATCAGCAGATAGACGTGCTCATAAACAACGCTGGAGTCTACCTCGACGACCCTCGCAGGGGCTACGGCGATCTATTCTCTCTTTGTGTACAGGACCTGCGAAACACCTTTGAGGTCAACCTATTCGGAACCTTTCAATTTGTTCTCAGATATGCGCCTCAGATGATTGCCCGTACATCGGGCCGGATCGTCTGCGTCTCTTCCGGGATGGGCAGGCTACAAGACGCTGACGGGTCGTCGTTCGCCTATCGTTCATCGAAGTTGGCCGTCAATTCCATGGCGGTGACGGTAGCGCGACACTTCGAGTCCAGTGCCGGGGATCTATCATCTTTCTCCTACTGTCCGGGATGGATCCGCACGGAAATGGGTACGGAGTCTGCCCCGCAAAACCCCGAGTCCGCGGCGGCCGACCTGGTCCAGCTCCTGGAGCTACCAGCCGCCTGTTCCAATGGCAAATTCTTCCGTCGACTCGACGAACTCGGATGGGATACCCCCGAACCCATCGAGGGGGACGAGAGGCTTCAGCGGGCTACGCAGCTCGTCGACGCAGATCTGGTTAGCGCCACCGATGACGTGACTAGGAAGGAGGTCCAATTATGA
- a CDS encoding histidine phosphatase family protein: MRTIYVIAHPESTHHVDGLVGGWYNSKLTPQGMSAAASIADALRARIPEQVDVELFSSDLDRASQAAIVIGDVLRVKPVLDRRLREKSYGEAEGQPQEWLTKRFLPPPATGERMGHDEGIRGAETIAVFAQRIYEAMDEILLSECEHQIIVTHGGAITFAVASWMKLPIGSLDYARFQAASGSITELRQDDYFHNRQLVSLGDTRHLASCDQNS; encoded by the coding sequence ATGCGAACGATATATGTCATCGCGCATCCGGAGTCGACACACCATGTCGACGGACTAGTCGGGGGTTGGTACAACTCCAAGCTCACCCCACAGGGTATGAGTGCGGCGGCATCAATCGCCGACGCTCTACGAGCAAGGATCCCCGAGCAGGTCGATGTGGAGTTGTTCTCGTCAGATCTGGACCGTGCCTCACAGGCAGCCATAGTCATAGGTGATGTGTTGCGGGTAAAGCCGGTGCTCGATCGAAGGCTTCGTGAGAAGTCCTATGGAGAGGCCGAGGGCCAGCCTCAAGAATGGCTGACCAAACGATTCCTACCACCGCCTGCTACCGGGGAGCGGATGGGGCACGATGAAGGTATCCGGGGCGCCGAGACCATTGCAGTATTTGCGCAACGTATCTACGAGGCGATGGACGAAATCCTGTTGAGCGAGTGCGAACACCAAATCATCGTCACACACGGCGGCGCAATTACATTCGCTGTCGCATCATGGATGAAATTGCCGATCGGCTCGCTCGACTACGCGCGTTTCCAGGCGGCATCTGGAAGCATCACGGAACTCCGCCAAGACGACTACTTTCACAACCGCCAACTTGTAAGCCTCGGTGACACCCGTCATCTTGCCTCATGCGACCAAAACTCTTGA